In Sphingobacterium sp. R2, the genomic stretch TCCCCACTATATATCAACTACCACAGATTTCGAGTGCTCCAAGTTTATTTCCGCTGAAATTGGCTATCTAGCTTAAATGGCTATAAACCTGCTGTATGCCTATAAGATATTTCTCAATTTAATATATTGCAGCAACATAATAGTTTTTCCATCTTTGATTTCTCCTGTTTCAATCATGTTTAAAGCATCCTGAATTTTGATTTCAAGGATCTCTATATGCTCCTCTTCTTCTTCAAGTCCACCTCCATCGCTAACTTTCATATTGGTTGTATATTCTGCTATAAAAAAATGCAATATCTCGGTTACTGACCCGGGGGACATGTAGGCCTCAAATATCTTTTGTGCTTCCTTGATCTGGTAGCCCGTTTCTTCTTTTGTTTCTCTACGGATGCAATCTTGCGGTGAATCTTG encodes the following:
- the nudK gene encoding GDP-mannose pyrophosphatase NudK, yielding MAIKDIEIIKTEILSDNWYTLKKVTYQYSKPDGTVQQQSREAYDRGNGAVILLYNISSQTVILTRQFRIPTYINGNESGMLIEACAGLLDQDSPQDCIRRETKEETGYQIKEAQKIFEAYMSPGSVTEILHFFIAEYTTNMKVSDGGGLEEEEEHIEILEIKIQDALNMIETGEIKDGKTIMLLQYIKLRNIL